Proteins found in one Rhizobium sp. BT04 genomic segment:
- the sctJ gene encoding type III secretion system inner membrane ring lipoprotein SctJ — MSIMTASTHARSSISSTARKVLPKTAMLALCLFLAACSQDVLTGLDQRDALDAQVLLERAGISVAMKSEKGGTYAITADSADHARAIELLAGAGLPRRSFGNVAELFPGNGFLVTPYEQKARMSYAIEQQLAETLSGLDGIASARVHVVLPEENGRGLIKEKARAAAVLQYRPGANLNEIDMKSRSVLVNSIRDLSYEDVSVVVSPWSEVGAQPAPTATAAPVPAVTVTSAPAAAPLSMVQTALSAVKGPNLAVIGAIILAIGACLLLLLPQRKER; from the coding sequence GTGAGCATCATGACTGCATCGACCCATGCAAGATCCTCGATCTCTTCGACCGCGCGCAAGGTCCTTCCAAAGACCGCCATGCTCGCCCTCTGTCTGTTCCTTGCCGCCTGCAGCCAGGACGTGCTGACGGGGCTCGACCAGCGCGATGCGCTGGATGCCCAGGTCCTGCTCGAACGCGCGGGGATCTCCGTCGCCATGAAGAGCGAAAAGGGCGGGACATATGCGATCACCGCCGATTCCGCTGATCACGCCCGGGCGATCGAACTGCTGGCGGGCGCCGGCCTGCCGCGCCGGTCGTTCGGAAATGTCGCCGAACTCTTTCCCGGCAACGGCTTCCTGGTGACGCCCTACGAACAGAAAGCCCGGATGAGCTACGCTATCGAGCAGCAGCTCGCGGAAACGCTTTCGGGGCTCGATGGTATTGCTTCGGCGCGCGTCCATGTGGTGCTGCCGGAGGAGAATGGTCGCGGGCTCATCAAGGAGAAGGCGAGGGCCGCAGCGGTGCTGCAATATCGACCCGGCGCCAATCTCAACGAGATCGACATGAAAAGCCGATCCGTTCTGGTCAACAGCATCCGCGACCTCTCCTATGAGGATGTCTCGGTGGTGGTCAGCCCCTGGTCGGAGGTCGGTGCGCAGCCGGCTCCGACGGCAACGGCAGCGCCCGTGCCGGCAGTAACCGTGACATCAGCACCCGCCGCCGCGCCGCTCTCGATGGTGCAAACTGCCCTCTCGGCTGTCAAAGGGCCCAATCTGGCGGTGATCGGCGCCATCATCCTCGCTATCGGCGCATGCCTGCTGCTGCTATTGCCGCAGCGGAAGGAGCGCTGA
- a CDS encoding methyl-accepting chemotaxis protein, whose translation MPASIFSRISTKQAILSGIGIFLVAVMLITSWQGGHLVHERAKYEGDQLIVSRDLVDAKASWRDMQIGVRDLRLATSADEIAKAADYLAARHHFVIKYLDEAMDGLRLPVNRDRIVKLKTLAESLFAATNDMVEIAKAKVSLKAGDPSLDAKEKNAQAKLPAISDEASKLIDEGVESAKAMATKAGEEADATAALVLFFNLGMGLLAIVTLIATAMFGARVIAKPIGRLTGSMNDLAHGNHDVNIPFADRRDEIGQMARAVEVFKQNGIKIRELDAAGADKRMKVIEMQKNVDAVITAAGAGDFTRRAAAEYGYEDLNSLATGVNSLVASVDRGIAETCRVIAALAEGDLTEDMKGEFQGAFGELKQNVDATMTNLRSVLGEVRAAVDIINGGAGEMRIASGNLSQRTEQQAASLEESSSALEEITVAVKHSTERASEASHMVDEAKRSTGQSSAVVSEAVSAMGRIEQASGEISKIISVIDEIAFQTNLLALNAGVEAARAGEAGKGFAVVAQEVRELAQRSANAAKDIKALINRSSDEVHSGVKLVTATGEALGNIQDHVIKIDEHVRSIATAAREQSTGLSEVSTAVNQMDQVTQQNAAMVEESTAATNRLAEEAANLARLIARFKLDAAQMAPRSVTPQSKPVASPARTLGQKLAGAFGGRAATATAAAASWEEF comes from the coding sequence ATGCCCGCAAGCATCTTTTCGCGCATCAGCACCAAACAGGCCATTCTTTCCGGCATCGGCATTTTCCTGGTGGCGGTTATGCTCATCACCAGCTGGCAGGGTGGCCATCTCGTTCATGAACGCGCGAAATATGAGGGAGACCAGTTGATCGTTTCCCGCGATCTGGTCGATGCCAAGGCTTCATGGCGCGATATGCAGATCGGCGTGCGTGATCTGCGTCTCGCCACTTCCGCCGACGAGATTGCCAAGGCTGCCGATTACCTCGCCGCTCGCCATCACTTTGTCATCAAATATCTGGACGAGGCCATGGACGGACTGCGATTGCCGGTCAACCGGGACCGTATCGTCAAGCTCAAAACGCTGGCCGAGAGCCTTTTTGCTGCAACCAACGACATGGTCGAAATTGCGAAGGCAAAGGTTTCCCTCAAAGCCGGTGATCCGTCTCTCGATGCAAAGGAGAAAAACGCTCAGGCAAAGCTGCCGGCCATTTCGGATGAGGCATCCAAGCTGATCGATGAAGGGGTGGAATCGGCAAAGGCGATGGCGACAAAGGCCGGGGAAGAGGCGGATGCGACCGCTGCTCTCGTTCTATTCTTCAATCTTGGCATGGGTCTGCTGGCCATCGTCACGCTCATCGCCACTGCCATGTTTGGCGCCCGGGTGATCGCAAAACCGATCGGCCGGCTCACCGGCAGCATGAACGATCTCGCCCACGGTAATCATGACGTCAATATCCCCTTCGCCGACCGGCGCGACGAAATCGGCCAGATGGCCCGCGCTGTCGAGGTCTTCAAGCAGAATGGCATCAAGATACGGGAACTCGATGCCGCCGGCGCAGACAAGCGGATGAAGGTCATCGAAATGCAGAAGAACGTCGACGCGGTCATTACTGCCGCGGGTGCCGGCGACTTCACGCGGCGCGCTGCCGCGGAATACGGCTACGAGGACCTGAATAGTTTGGCCACGGGCGTCAACTCCCTCGTTGCGTCGGTCGACCGCGGCATCGCCGAGACCTGCCGTGTGATTGCGGCGCTTGCCGAAGGTGATTTGACCGAAGACATGAAAGGCGAGTTCCAGGGCGCTTTCGGCGAACTCAAGCAAAATGTCGACGCGACCATGACCAATCTGCGCTCCGTCCTCGGCGAGGTGCGTGCGGCTGTCGACATTATCAACGGCGGCGCCGGCGAGATGCGGATCGCCTCCGGAAATCTGTCGCAGCGCACCGAGCAGCAGGCGGCCTCGCTCGAGGAAAGCTCTTCCGCCTTGGAGGAGATTACTGTCGCGGTGAAGCACTCGACCGAGCGTGCCTCGGAAGCCAGCCATATGGTCGACGAGGCGAAGAGAAGCACCGGGCAGTCGAGCGCCGTCGTCAGCGAGGCCGTTTCGGCCATGGGACGGATCGAGCAGGCGTCGGGTGAGATCAGCAAGATCATCAGCGTCATCGACGAGATCGCCTTCCAGACCAATCTTCTGGCGCTGAACGCCGGCGTCGAGGCGGCGCGGGCCGGTGAGGCCGGCAAGGGTTTCGCCGTCGTCGCCCAGGAGGTGCGCGAACTGGCGCAGCGTTCGGCCAATGCCGCCAAAGACATCAAGGCGCTGATCAACCGCTCCAGCGACGAGGTCCATTCCGGGGTGAAGCTGGTGACGGCAACGGGCGAAGCGCTCGGCAATATCCAGGACCATGTCATCAAGATCGACGAGCATGTGCGTTCGATCGCAACGGCCGCAAGAGAGCAGTCGACCGGCCTCTCCGAGGTCAGCACCGCCGTCAATCAGATGGATCAGGTAACGCAGCAGAACGCGGCGATGGTCGAGGAATCCACGGCCGCGACGAACCGGCTGGCGGAGGAGGCGGCCAATCTTGCCCGCCTGATCGCCCGTTTCAAGCTGGATGCCGCCCAAATGGCGCCACGCTCAGTCACCCCCCAAAGCAAACCGGTCGCCTCGCCGGCGCGCACGCTCGGTCAGAAGCTCGCCGGCGCCTTTGGCGGACGCGCCGCAACCGCTACGGCCGCTGCCGCTTCATGGGAGGAGTTCTGA